One window of Sphingobacteriales bacterium genomic DNA carries:
- the rplR gene encoding 50S ribosomal protein L18: MAFNKTLRRQKIRYRIRKKVSGTSELPRLSVFRSNKFIYCQLIDDLNGITLASSSSKEPAISSQQMCKVDSSKLVGKLIAERALAAGIEGVVFDRGGYLYHGRVKAIAEGAREGGLKF, from the coding sequence ATGGCGTTCAATAAAACACTGAGGAGGCAAAAAATTCGATACAGAATCCGGAAAAAAGTTTCCGGCACATCAGAATTGCCCAGATTATCGGTATTTAGAAGCAATAAGTTCATTTATTGTCAGTTGATTGACGATTTGAATGGCATTACATTAGCTTCATCATCATCTAAAGAGCCGGCTATTTCATCTCAGCAAATGTGCAAGGTGGATTCGTCTAAGTTGGTTGGAAAATTAATTGCAGAGCGCGCATTAGCCGCAGGAATTGAGGGAGTTGTGTTTGATCGCGGAGGCTATTTATATCACGGACGAGTCAAAGCAATCGCTGAAGGCGCTCGTGAAGGCGGGTTAAAATTTTAA
- the rplF gene encoding 50S ribosomal protein L6: MSRIGKMPITLPKGVDFKYDKSASKVIVKGPKGELHQAIDPDIEIKMEDGVVTVNRPTNQKRHRELHGLYRSLLNNMVSGVSEGFKKQLELVGVGYRASNKGQVLELALGFSHPIYFVVPREIKVSTLSEKGQNPTVILESNDKQLLGQVAAKIRGLRKPEPYKGKGVRFTGELVRRKAGKSAGKGGGKGKK; encoded by the coding sequence ATGTCTCGTATAGGAAAAATGCCGATTACCCTCCCCAAAGGAGTAGATTTTAAATATGATAAATCGGCAAGTAAAGTGATAGTCAAAGGTCCTAAGGGCGAATTGCATCAGGCAATTGATCCGGATATAGAGATTAAGATGGAAGACGGAGTAGTTACTGTCAATCGCCCAACTAACCAAAAACGCCATCGTGAATTGCACGGGCTTTACCGGTCGTTATTAAACAATATGGTAAGTGGTGTTTCTGAAGGCTTTAAAAAACAATTGGAATTAGTTGGTGTAGGGTATAGGGCAAGCAATAAAGGCCAGGTATTAGAATTGGCATTAGGCTTTTCTCATCCAATTTATTTTGTAGTGCCTCGCGAGATCAAAGTATCTACACTTTCTGAAAAAGGACAAAACCCAACGGTTATTTTGGAAAGCAATGATAAACAGTTGTTAGGCCAAGTTGCCGCCAAAATCCGCGGCTTGCGCAAACCAGAACCTTATAAAGGTAAAGGTGTCCGGTTTACAGGAGAGCTTGTCAGGCGTAAAGCCGGTAAATCTGCCGGTAAAGGTGGAGGTAAAGGTAAAAAATAG
- the rpsH gene encoding 30S ribosomal protein S8: MSAVTDSIGDFLTRIRNAIMARHRVVEIPSSNLKKRMTEILYEQGYIHRYKFEETENGQGAIKIALKYDPYTKESAITKLIRFSRPGLRQYKGSDDLPRVMNGLGIAIVSTSKGVMTDKEARNLNVGGEVLCFVY, from the coding sequence ATGTCAGCAGTAACAGACAGCATAGGTGATTTTTTAACGCGTATCCGCAATGCCATTATGGCCCGGCATCGGGTGGTCGAAATTCCGTCTTCTAATTTGAAAAAGAGAATGACAGAGATTTTGTATGAGCAAGGCTATATTCACCGTTATAAGTTTGAAGAAACAGAAAATGGACAAGGCGCTATTAAAATAGCGTTAAAATATGATCCATATACCAAAGAATCTGCCATTACTAAACTCATACGTTTTAGCCGTCCGGGATTAAGACAATATAAAGGTTCGGATGATTTACCAAGGGTGATGAATGGATTAGGAATTGCTATTGTTTCCACTTCCAAAGGAGTAATGACTGATAAGGAAGCTCGTAACCTGAATGTTGGCGGCGAGGTATTGTGTTTTGTTTACTAA
- the rpsN gene encoding 30S ribosomal protein S14: MSKISIIARQLKREQLVAKYAEKRAKLKAEGNYDELDKLPRNASPVRLRNRCSLTGRPRAFIRHFGISRLKFRELASYGKIPGVRKASW; encoded by the coding sequence ATGTCTAAGATTTCCATTATAGCCAGACAACTTAAACGTGAGCAACTTGTTGCTAAATATGCCGAGAAAAGGGCAAAACTCAAAGCAGAAGGCAACTACGATGAGTTAGACAAACTGCCCCGAAATGCTTCACCTGTTCGCTTGCGAAACAGATGCAGCTTGACAGGACGACCAAGGGCATTTATCCGGCACTTTGGAATTTCACGTTTGAAGTTCAGAGAATTGGCCTCTTATGGTAAAATTCCGGGAGTAAGAAAAGCGAGTTGGTAA
- the rplE gene encoding 50S ribosomal protein L5 has translation MTYTPRLKETYRKTVVSKLKEQFNYTSVMQVPKLLKICINQGVGAAVADKKLIDTAIKELTTIAGQKAVPTKARLSISNFKLREEMPIGVRTTLRGDIMWEFLDRLVTIALPRVRDFRGINDKSFDGRGNYTMGVTEQIIFPEIEIDKISRICGYDVTFVTSAKSDKEAYALLSELGMPFKNKKTEQADV, from the coding sequence ATGACTTACACACCAAGACTTAAAGAAACATATAGAAAAACTGTTGTCAGCAAATTAAAAGAACAGTTTAATTACACTTCAGTGATGCAAGTACCGAAGCTTTTGAAGATTTGCATCAATCAGGGTGTAGGCGCAGCAGTAGCTGATAAAAAACTGATAGATACAGCTATTAAAGAGCTTACAACAATCGCCGGGCAAAAAGCTGTACCTACCAAAGCGCGTTTGTCAATTTCAAATTTTAAATTGCGCGAGGAAATGCCCATCGGTGTCAGAACGACTCTTAGAGGAGATATTATGTGGGAATTTTTAGACCGTTTGGTTACCATAGCTTTACCGCGGGTTCGCGATTTTCGGGGCATCAATGATAAAAGTTTTGATGGACGTGGAAACTATACTATGGGAGTTACTGAACAAATTATTTTCCCTGAAATAGAAATTGATAAAATCAGCCGAATTTGTGGGTATGACGTAACTTTTGTTACCTCTGCCAAAAGCGATAAAGAAGCGTATGCTTTGCTTTCAGAATTGGGAATGCCATTCAAAAACAAAAAAACCGAACAAGCCGATGTCTAA
- the rplX gene encoding 50S ribosomal protein L24 has product MKSQNRPKLQKRFKPKFKIKKGDNVIVIAGDSKGVSGRVLSIDTEKGKAIVEGVNMVVKHAKPSAKHPNGGIIEMEAPITLSNLMLVDPKSGKPTRVGRKVNEGKIIRYAKKSGEELN; this is encoded by the coding sequence ATGAAAAGTCAAAACAGGCCTAAACTGCAAAAGCGCTTTAAGCCAAAATTTAAAATAAAAAAAGGTGATAACGTCATCGTTATTGCAGGGGACAGCAAAGGAGTTTCCGGTAGAGTGTTGTCTATTGATACTGAGAAAGGGAAGGCTATTGTTGAAGGAGTGAATATGGTGGTTAAACATGCCAAACCTTCTGCAAAACACCCTAATGGTGGAATTATTGAAATGGAAGCCCCCATTACTTTATCTAATCTGATGTTGGTTGACCCAAAATCAGGAAAACCAACCAGAGTTGGGCGAAAAGTTAATGAAGGGAAAATTATCCGTTACGCTAAAAAAAGTGGGGAGGAACTAAACTAA
- the rplN gene encoding 50S ribosomal protein L14, protein MIQQESRLRVADNSGAKEVLCIRVLGGTRKRYASLGDEIVVSVKDALPSGNVKAGIVSKAVVIRTKKQVRRKDGSYIRFDDNAVVLLNNAGDLRGTRIFGPVARELRDRGFTRIASLAPEVI, encoded by the coding sequence ATGATTCAACAAGAAAGCCGACTCAGAGTAGCAGACAATAGCGGTGCCAAAGAGGTGCTATGTATTAGGGTTTTAGGAGGAACAAGAAAACGATATGCTTCTTTGGGAGATGAAATTGTCGTTAGTGTAAAAGACGCACTTCCATCTGGAAACGTTAAAGCAGGAATTGTTTCCAAAGCAGTTGTTATCAGAACTAAGAAGCAGGTTCGTCGCAAAGATGGAAGCTATATCAGGTTTGATGATAACGCGGTTGTTTTGTTAAACAATGCCGGTGATTTGCGTGGAACACGTATCTTTGGACCTGTTGCCCGTGAATTGCGTGACAGGGGATTTACCAGGATTGCTTCGTTAGCCCCTGAAGTCATTTAA
- the rpsQ gene encoding 30S ribosomal protein S17, with translation MTERNLRKQRTGVVASNKMQKTITVLVERKVKHPIYGKFIKKSKKYAAHDEKNECNIGDVVRIMETRPLSKTKSWRLVEIIERAK, from the coding sequence ATGACAGAAAGGAATTTGCGAAAGCAGCGTACAGGTGTGGTAGCCAGCAATAAAATGCAAAAAACCATTACCGTTTTGGTAGAAAGGAAGGTAAAACATCCTATCTATGGAAAATTTATTAAAAAGAGTAAAAAATATGCCGCACACGACGAGAAAAACGAGTGTAACATTGGAGATGTAGTGCGCATTATGGAGACCCGTCCGCTAAGTAAAACCAAAAGCTGGCGATTAGTGGAAATTATTGAAAGAGCAAAATAA
- the rpmC gene encoding 50S ribosomal protein L29 produces MAKKVKINFKDLSTDELLDKEREEVMRLQKLRFNHAVSPIENTNVLLKLRRDIARIKTELRAREIKNQA; encoded by the coding sequence ATGGCGAAAAAAGTAAAAATCAATTTTAAAGATCTTTCCACCGACGAACTATTGGATAAGGAAAGAGAAGAAGTAATGCGGTTGCAAAAACTCCGGTTTAACCATGCCGTATCTCCTATTGAAAACACCAACGTGCTGTTGAAGCTCAGAAGAGATATTGCCCGCATTAAAACCGAGTTACGCGCCAGAGAAATTAAAAACCAAGCGTAA
- the rplP gene encoding 50S ribosomal protein L16 has product MLQPKRTKYRKMQKGRMKGDAHRGASLAFGSFGLKSLDSYWITNRQIESARVALTRYMKREGKVWIRIFPDKTITKKPLEVRMGKGKGAHDQWVAVVKAGRIMFEIEGVSLEIAQEALRLASQKLPIKTKFIVRRDFQE; this is encoded by the coding sequence ATGTTACAGCCCAAAAGGACAAAATACAGGAAAATGCAGAAGGGCAGAATGAAAGGAGATGCTCACAGAGGCGCTTCTCTTGCTTTCGGCTCTTTCGGATTAAAGTCTTTGGACAGTTATTGGATAACCAACAGACAGATTGAGTCTGCACGGGTAGCGTTGACGCGTTACATGAAAAGAGAGGGAAAGGTATGGATCAGAATTTTTCCTGATAAAACCATTACCAAAAAACCTTTAGAAGTGCGGATGGGTAAAGGTAAAGGTGCGCACGATCAATGGGTGGCAGTTGTAAAAGCCGGCAGAATTATGTTTGAAATCGAAGGTGTGTCCTTGGAAATAGCTCAGGAAGCTTTGCGTTTGGCTTCTCAAAAGCTTCCCATCAAGACCAAATTTATTGTTAGAAGAGATTTTCAGGAATAA
- the rpsC gene encoding 30S ribosomal protein S3, which translates to MGQKVNPISHRLGYIRGWDSNWFSPPSTFPEKLREDEQIRQYLNARIAKGGIARIVIERTLKRVTIYIHTSRPGIIIGKGGGEVDRVKDELKRLTKKDVQINISEIRTPDLDASIVAENIAKQIESRVNYRRAIKTATGATMRAGAEGIKVRISGRLGGAEMARSEEIKDGKTPLHTFRSDIDYALKEAQTVYGKIGIKVWICRGEILVKRDLAPEQSSKDKKRGPRSGGMGNNNNNRRKGQNS; encoded by the coding sequence ATGGGACAGAAAGTAAACCCAATATCACATAGGTTAGGATACATCAGAGGTTGGGATTCCAATTGGTTTTCACCCCCCTCTACTTTTCCGGAAAAACTACGCGAAGACGAGCAAATCAGACAATATCTGAATGCGCGTATCGCTAAAGGCGGTATTGCAAGAATTGTAATCGAGCGCACTCTTAAAAGAGTAACCATTTACATTCACACATCAAGACCGGGTATTATCATTGGAAAAGGTGGTGGAGAGGTTGACCGTGTAAAAGATGAATTAAAAAGGCTGACCAAAAAAGATGTTCAGATAAACATCTCCGAAATCCGGACACCGGATTTAGATGCCAGCATAGTTGCAGAAAATATAGCCAAACAAATTGAGTCCAGGGTCAATTATCGCCGTGCAATTAAAACAGCAACCGGTGCAACTATGAGAGCAGGTGCAGAGGGAATAAAAGTTAGAATTTCCGGTCGTTTAGGTGGTGCAGAGATGGCTCGTAGCGAAGAGATAAAAGACGGCAAAACGCCGCTCCATACTTTTCGTTCAGATATAGATTATGCTTTGAAAGAAGCCCAAACGGTTTATGGTAAAATTGGCATTAAAGTGTGGATTTGCCGGGGAGAAATTTTAGTGAAACGCGATTTAGCTCCTGAACAATCGTCAAAAGACAAAAAACGAGGACCCAGAAGCGGCGGAATGGGAAATAATAATAACAATCGTCGCAAAGGACAGAATAGTTAA